From the bacterium genome, one window contains:
- a CDS encoding two-component regulator propeller domain-containing protein — protein sequence MPQGRGQDGRNRAREAPGRFRDGYGVPGIAIRRIAVEGDPANAMRPGEKSGISSGVSCPRRWAWVCAVLLVVLPFVAGAADIKVFTVAEGLPSNWVTALASAPDGKLWIGTGNAGVYVIDPATGKGKGYRIADGLSSDAVVSVSPFGGKIYVGTANGLSVFDGGSWKTIDKVENVTMRNVRLAASPDGSELWASAVILAGGVVRFDGKEWKFMGGEGRGLFNDVQGFAFLPDGVLMGAGSGVPYLHKGTDVVSSGDGLPPANILCAASWHGKAYLGTSRGLFVRDGKWREASVPRGIGGIPVFSLVSGGNSLLAGTAAGMVKVSEEGTAVLSARDGLPASRILAVASGNGYVAAGTANGLAIVREW from the coding sequence ATGCCACAAGGTCGAGGGCAAGACGGACGGAATCGCGCCCGCGAGGCCCCCGGCCGGTTCCGCGACGGGTACGGGGTCCCCGGGATCGCAATCCGGCGCATCGCCGTCGAAGGGGACCCCGCGAACGCGATGAGGCCCGGAGAGAAAAGCGGCATTTCCTCGGGGGTGTCCTGCCCCCGGCGGTGGGCGTGGGTCTGCGCGGTCCTGCTCGTCGTGCTGCCGTTCGTGGCGGGAGCCGCGGACATAAAGGTATTCACGGTCGCCGAAGGACTTCCCTCGAACTGGGTGACGGCCCTGGCTTCCGCGCCGGACGGGAAACTCTGGATCGGAACCGGCAATGCCGGGGTCTATGTGATCGACCCCGCCACCGGGAAAGGGAAAGGGTATCGGATCGCCGATGGCCTCTCTTCGGACGCGGTGGTATCCGTTTCTCCGTTCGGCGGAAAGATCTATGTCGGGACCGCGAACGGATTGTCCGTCTTCGACGGCGGTTCATGGAAGACGATCGACAAGGTGGAGAACGTGACGATGCGCAACGTCCGGCTCGCCGCCTCTCCCGATGGATCGGAACTGTGGGCATCCGCGGTGATCCTGGCCGGGGGGGTCGTGCGGTTCGACGGGAAAGAGTGGAAGTTCATGGGGGGAGAGGGGCGCGGCCTGTTCAACGACGTCCAGGGGTTCGCCTTCCTGCCCGACGGCGTCCTGATGGGAGCCGGCTCCGGAGTGCCGTACCTGCACAAGGGGACCGACGTTGTTTCGTCCGGGGACGGGTTGCCCCCCGCGAACATCCTCTGCGCGGCCTCATGGCATGGAAAAGCGTATCTGGGCACGAGCCGGGGCCTCTTCGTCCGGGATGGTAAATGGCGGGAAGCCTCTGTGCCGCGGGGGATTGGCGGAATCCCGGTGTTTTCCCTCGTCTCGGGCGGGAACAGCCTGCTGGCGGGCACGGCGGCGGGCATGGTGAAGGTTTCGGAAGAGGGGACCGCGGTCCTCTCCGCCCGGGACGGTCTCCCCGCCTCCCGGATTCTGGCAGTCGCCTCCGGGAACGGGTATGTCGCGGCGGGAACGGCAAACGGACTGGCGATCGTCCGGGAATGGTGA
- a CDS encoding CxxxxCH/CxxCH domain-containing protein, protein MTGRKAVAFPFLALMVLLAFFSSGGTAGAAHNSESDLGSICGDCHNLNPMLADNNTSFIHVSARTLPQMRSANGGVSPGNYSPTGKKFGCTFCHNDALRTIQGKAMKDSFNPFLSKPSQHPVDRSFSKDANGNLTLGANTGTNLYMSNWDNSWVVPTDQIDCIDCHDASANGGSYPNHPASGTGSRVAAVNPFMLRNTAAMDNSHAPNSFCLTTCHGRSASSPATYKMGHLGWGAFDNTTGGMADNTLKEPSGIALKTSKCADCHETHSTNSRPNLMGELRQSIRDVDPANCTSVCHADTSFVSRGHGRTTGTSPPNLLCTNCHNTSVSHRDSINPRRLGSNEASPPNNLLAVDLRGDGLDSNFNGVVDDAAEGTTTLGGESLCGTCHANKHVHGGSIAGNATASSGKSVGCLYCHEPHSSGTDNNVRMVRRRLNGATVNYLTDKADYYRGDNTGVCSNINCHGVPMSTIMTTVSDHQPLPGGGVGVDCSSCHSHSAAGGALSGSFAPVCNSCHTMPGETVLAGTHVLSPVHDKHALPDAGGGYGFGCSTCHYKYTHNQSGVVVGGSWTVPNGNVNIKFDGTWNPKNANGPLYASNAADNTLADNTYAPGVGGTGVCAGLYCHGNSAAVASWPAGSDPTPVWNTASTGACGTCHKVLANDPPATYAHAKHADNTVTGYAISCRKCHYQTTNDGLTITSRSAHLNRQSNVTFDTTDAQLSSGSYSGTATVGDSGTTTGTCSNIFCHSPGTRMTAPFDNGALGVPDWKQGALACNACHGATGQAGISLGMPAYANGSPKVNTHAKHLSDKFACQVCHWSTTTTGNTITGRSNHVNGVYNAVNDNLARHAFTYSAPNCSASACHGGHTSGPNWPAWGGGAYGCEACHAYAGGVATTADVDQFAWDNGIARINADQWNGSVNGSGHGKTLAYASGNPGAGLRFATCTSNCHVTSVSHDNAVNPFRLRTYFGIADFSDTNRDPGAQQDDNLICLDCHSASGANPAKATRIIEQNHYGATKHTASTMGGTFCVDCHDPHGDANHYMIHDNVTQVSDGVYGKPAAVRPTTFSKTNLDGAGGLDTVYDWGDYVKSTSPYTGICQTCHASSGGALYFNTSGSGYLGTHNKTGSPPGRCTTCHDHDTDFSPSCNSCHGEVSGPGAGGAPPYGPFSSHPWASRATVDNISLPAGLGDHRAVTAAGITRSSHETFGCNECHTTAPGSDAAHDTGKTNASMSQVAALHGWTGAPAPAAASWTAGTLAGGVSGGSVTDDSCSNINCHSPHYSANSYLSGTPNPYTRYWLNQTRWDCYACHSYDGRTATSRPGGTDNTMSTGAHSTHVGSMQYACSRCHDVTGYSATTWPNTNAAHKDGFVNWSFAGSPNPNGTTPAYSVATGSAAPTDDNTTAGHRSWGSCSSLYCHSIGQKATGAALTGAAGEYKTPSWDNALSGKCGTCHGGDGLTENPGNWIASASHTQHVNTATYSFGCATCHNGLGRGSTTHADNGINLSFGSVGSVSLASTVYSQGLAHVAGNGFGNCTVNYCHGTGATALTGGANQATTNRNLPLWGTATTGNCGSCHGAPGATTNYPTASPVSNWPTSGSHARHMSDVIGPRIASCGDCHSSATDNTHANGTVNLRTSRLDNTATTLTLTATCDPCHGSGVATAKANWLTVASVDCLTCHGSTAAYTYANATGRVAPNVGGDNTTYGSNVRGHNRAGGAGNPYPVTGNPAASRTCEDCHDASIAHVDGTDNTTFAGNRLLATVNGNATGSTVAGLCAACHTTAGASPATKKSINSHGNAGYADRLEASFTALSCNQCHEPHGMVNVSTGTTGVNLWMINPTITVTTGVTVSQVRLFAKSGANSFNAYDPGPTNELNAAMYATNANDQLCAVCHASASNPGQPMAYNISGRHNAPGYTGNEAGKDCSGCHSHNQDAATGTVDGLMPLACNGCHSYPGLDNTGTNLKQMSAGHRKHVGQPLPTGNGTNNKGYECTLCHFNYTHNQSNLAKGELWTGPVYDNVNINFDPSWNPGSPTYNSQAVPTTGNGGTGACAGLKCHGGNATENAGWGGSATSPTWSGTVACGACHATSFATKNHPAHLTAVNGPGAAAFTAGGTCSEGSGCHTRYDLTPNSLGGLHANNVKNLRSTSSDNGYVGATLATTQVCRNCHSTYVSVPNIPTSGDALVRTQANWDNSSYLVACITCHNGGSGTQAYANLNGTGGRAAAIEGTYYAKGHGDPTIDVAGFAAPPLRCSWCHADTDGHIGANRPTGSNPWRLSNISSYSLRGRVDEYCSTSVCHSAGADHWWRVDPDTGVSADATKAATDTHPTTTPAVPSSPIDKSRWFQIPLDVNIPLQGNLTDNAYNKSVGLSNHIVCVSCHDPHGVGASAISTRSFSGANDNGYKMLRYKSAGGVMSPLCSKCHK, encoded by the coding sequence ATGACAGGTAGGAAGGCGGTTGCATTCCCATTTCTTGCCTTGATGGTTCTTTTGGCGTTCTTCTCCTCCGGGGGCACCGCCGGGGCTGCGCACAACAGCGAGTCCGACCTCGGGTCCATCTGCGGCGATTGCCACAACCTGAATCCGATGCTCGCCGACAACAACACGAGTTTCATCCATGTATCCGCCCGGACCCTCCCGCAGATGCGATCCGCGAACGGCGGCGTATCCCCCGGGAACTACTCTCCGACCGGGAAGAAGTTCGGATGCACGTTCTGTCACAACGACGCCCTGCGGACGATCCAGGGGAAGGCGATGAAGGACTCCTTCAACCCGTTCCTCTCGAAGCCTTCCCAGCACCCGGTCGATCGCTCCTTCTCGAAGGACGCGAACGGAAACCTCACGCTCGGGGCCAACACCGGGACGAACCTCTACATGTCCAACTGGGACAACTCGTGGGTCGTGCCGACCGATCAGATCGACTGCATCGACTGCCACGACGCGAGCGCCAACGGGGGAAGCTACCCGAACCACCCGGCATCGGGTACCGGGTCCCGCGTCGCTGCCGTGAACCCCTTCATGCTCAGGAACACCGCGGCGATGGACAACAGCCATGCGCCGAACTCCTTCTGCCTGACGACCTGCCACGGGCGCTCCGCCTCCAGCCCCGCGACGTACAAGATGGGGCACCTCGGCTGGGGCGCGTTCGACAACACCACCGGCGGCATGGCCGACAACACCCTGAAAGAGCCGAGCGGAATCGCCCTCAAGACCTCCAAATGCGCCGACTGCCACGAGACCCACTCGACGAACTCCAGGCCGAACCTGATGGGCGAACTGCGGCAGTCCATCCGGGACGTCGACCCGGCCAACTGCACCTCGGTCTGCCACGCCGACACGAGTTTCGTTTCGAGGGGGCACGGCCGTACCACCGGGACGTCTCCCCCGAACCTCCTCTGTACAAATTGTCACAACACGAGCGTATCCCACCGGGATTCCATCAACCCGCGGCGCCTCGGGTCGAACGAGGCCTCCCCCCCGAATAACCTTCTCGCCGTCGACCTTCGCGGCGACGGGCTCGACAGCAACTTCAACGGGGTGGTCGACGACGCCGCCGAGGGGACGACGACCCTCGGTGGCGAGTCGCTCTGCGGAACCTGCCACGCGAACAAGCACGTCCACGGGGGATCCATCGCGGGGAACGCCACGGCGAGCAGCGGAAAGAGCGTGGGATGCCTCTACTGCCACGAACCGCACTCGAGCGGGACCGACAACAACGTCCGGATGGTCCGGCGGAGGCTGAACGGCGCCACGGTGAACTACCTGACCGACAAGGCCGACTACTACCGGGGCGACAACACCGGGGTCTGCAGCAACATCAACTGCCACGGCGTGCCGATGTCGACCATCATGACGACCGTGTCCGATCACCAGCCGCTTCCGGGCGGCGGTGTCGGGGTCGACTGTTCCTCGTGCCACTCCCACTCCGCGGCGGGGGGGGCCTTGTCGGGGAGCTTCGCCCCGGTCTGCAACAGTTGCCACACCATGCCCGGCGAAACCGTTCTTGCGGGGACGCATGTACTGAGTCCCGTGCACGACAAGCATGCCCTTCCGGATGCCGGCGGCGGGTACGGGTTCGGTTGCAGCACGTGCCACTACAAGTACACCCACAACCAGTCGGGGGTGGTGGTGGGTGGTTCCTGGACCGTTCCCAATGGAAACGTGAACATCAAGTTCGACGGGACCTGGAACCCAAAGAACGCGAACGGTCCTCTTTACGCCTCCAACGCCGCCGACAATACGCTGGCGGACAACACCTACGCCCCCGGCGTCGGCGGGACGGGCGTGTGCGCGGGATTATACTGCCACGGGAACTCCGCCGCGGTCGCCTCGTGGCCCGCGGGGAGCGACCCGACCCCGGTGTGGAACACGGCCTCGACCGGGGCGTGCGGGACGTGCCACAAGGTCCTCGCGAACGACCCCCCGGCGACGTACGCGCACGCGAAGCACGCGGACAACACGGTGACGGGGTACGCGATCTCGTGCCGGAAGTGCCACTACCAGACGACCAACGACGGGCTGACGATCACGAGCCGTTCGGCGCACCTGAACCGGCAGTCGAACGTCACGTTCGACACGACGGACGCGCAATTGAGTTCCGGTTCCTACAGCGGCACGGCGACGGTGGGGGACAGCGGGACGACGACGGGGACGTGCTCGAACATCTTCTGCCACTCTCCCGGCACCCGCATGACGGCCCCGTTCGACAACGGCGCCCTGGGGGTCCCGGACTGGAAGCAGGGCGCGCTGGCCTGCAACGCGTGCCACGGCGCTACGGGACAGGCCGGGATCTCGCTGGGGATGCCGGCGTACGCGAACGGCTCCCCGAAGGTCAACACGCACGCGAAGCACCTGTCCGACAAGTTCGCCTGCCAGGTGTGCCACTGGTCGACCACCACGACGGGGAACACGATCACGGGCCGTTCGAACCATGTGAACGGCGTGTACAACGCGGTGAACGACAACCTCGCCCGCCACGCGTTCACGTACTCCGCGCCGAACTGCTCGGCGTCGGCGTGCCACGGCGGCCACACTTCCGGTCCGAACTGGCCGGCGTGGGGTGGCGGGGCGTACGGCTGCGAGGCCTGCCACGCCTACGCGGGCGGCGTGGCGACGACCGCGGACGTCGACCAGTTCGCTTGGGACAACGGGATCGCCAGGATCAACGCGGACCAGTGGAACGGGTCGGTCAACGGGTCGGGGCACGGGAAGACGCTGGCGTACGCGTCCGGGAACCCCGGCGCGGGGCTCCGGTTCGCGACGTGCACGTCGAACTGCCACGTTACATCGGTATCCCACGACAACGCGGTGAACCCGTTCCGGCTGCGTACTTACTTCGGGATCGCTGACTTTTCCGACACGAACCGGGACCCGGGCGCGCAGCAGGACGACAACCTGATCTGCCTGGATTGCCACTCGGCGTCGGGGGCGAACCCGGCGAAGGCGACGCGGATCATCGAGCAGAACCATTATGGGGCGACGAAGCACACGGCGAGCACGATGGGCGGGACGTTCTGCGTGGACTGCCACGATCCGCACGGGGACGCGAACCACTACATGATCCACGACAACGTGACCCAGGTTTCGGATGGCGTGTACGGAAAGCCGGCGGCGGTCCGCCCGACGACGTTCAGCAAGACGAACCTGGACGGCGCGGGGGGCCTGGACACGGTGTACGACTGGGGCGACTACGTAAAGAGCACGTCCCCCTATACCGGGATCTGCCAGACATGCCACGCATCATCGGGGGGAGCTCTTTACTTCAACACGAGCGGTTCGGGGTACCTGGGAACGCACAACAAGACCGGTTCGCCTCCGGGCCGCTGCACCACGTGCCACGATCACGACACGGACTTCTCCCCGTCGTGCAACTCCTGCCACGGGGAAGTTTCCGGACCCGGCGCCGGCGGCGCGCCGCCGTACGGGCCGTTCTCCAGCCATCCGTGGGCATCCAGGGCGACGGTCGACAACATCTCCCTGCCGGCCGGCCTCGGCGATCATCGCGCCGTCACGGCGGCGGGGATCACCCGTTCCAGCCACGAAACGTTCGGCTGCAACGAATGCCACACCACGGCGCCCGGCTCCGACGCGGCGCACGACACGGGCAAGACCAACGCCTCGATGAGCCAAGTCGCCGCCCTGCACGGCTGGACGGGCGCGCCCGCTCCGGCGGCGGCTTCGTGGACCGCCGGGACGCTCGCGGGCGGGGTTTCCGGCGGGAGCGTCACCGACGACAGTTGTTCGAACATCAACTGCCACTCTCCCCATTACAGCGCCAACAGCTACCTGTCCGGCACGCCGAACCCGTACACCCGGTACTGGCTGAACCAGACGCGGTGGGACTGCTACGCGTGCCACTCCTACGACGGCAGGACGGCGACCTCGCGTCCCGGGGGGACGGACAACACGATGTCGACCGGGGCGCATTCGACGCACGTCGGCTCGATGCAGTACGCCTGCTCGCGCTGCCACGACGTGACGGGATACTCCGCCACGACGTGGCCGAACACGAACGCCGCCCACAAGGACGGGTTCGTGAACTGGAGTTTCGCCGGATCCCCGAACCCGAACGGTACGACGCCCGCGTACAGTGTGGCTACGGGGAGTGCGGCGCCGACCGACGACAACACGACGGCCGGCCACCGTTCCTGGGGAAGCTGCTCCAGCCTCTACTGCCACAGCATCGGGCAGAAGGCGACGGGAGCGGCGCTGACCGGGGCGGCCGGGGAGTACAAGACCCCCTCCTGGGACAACGCGCTGTCAGGCAAGTGCGGAACCTGTCACGGCGGCGACGGCCTGACGGAGAACCCGGGGAACTGGATCGCATCGGCCAGCCACACGCAGCACGTGAACACGGCCACGTACTCGTTCGGATGCGCGACCTGCCACAACGGGCTGGGGAGAGGTTCGACGACCCATGCCGACAACGGGATCAACCTCTCCTTCGGGTCGGTGGGTTCCGTCTCCCTGGCGTCGACCGTCTACAGCCAGGGGTTGGCGCACGTCGCGGGAAACGGGTTCGGCAACTGCACGGTGAACTACTGCCACGGCACCGGCGCCACGGCGCTTACGGGCGGCGCGAACCAGGCGACGACGAACCGGAACCTGCCGCTGTGGGGAACGGCGACAACGGGGAATTGCGGTTCCTGCCACGGGGCGCCGGGGGCGACGACGAACTACCCGACGGCGTCGCCGGTATCGAACTGGCCGACGAGCGGCTCGCACGCGCGCCACATGAGCGACGTGATCGGTCCCAGGATCGCGTCGTGCGGGGATTGCCATTCTTCCGCTACGGACAACACGCACGCGAACGGGACGGTAAACCTTCGGACGTCCCGGCTGGACAACACCGCGACCACGCTCACCCTCACGGCGACGTGCGACCCGTGCCACGGGTCGGGCGTCGCGACGGCGAAGGCGAACTGGCTGACGGTCGCCTCGGTGGACTGCCTCACGTGCCACGGTTCGACGGCGGCCTACACGTACGCGAACGCCACGGGCCGGGTCGCGCCGAACGTGGGCGGGGACAACACCACCTACGGTTCGAACGTGCGGGGGCACAACCGTGCGGGCGGTGCGGGGAACCCGTATCCCGTGACCGGCAACCCGGCGGCGAGCCGGACGTGCGAGGATTGCCACGACGCGTCGATCGCCCACGTCGACGGTACGGACAACACGACGTTTGCGGGGAACCGGCTGCTCGCCACGGTGAACGGCAACGCGACCGGCTCCACGGTGGCGGGTCTGTGCGCGGCGTGCCACACGACGGCGGGAGCGAGCCCGGCGACGAAGAAGAGCATCAACTCGCACGGCAACGCCGGGTACGCCGATCGGCTCGAGGCGTCGTTCACGGCGCTTTCCTGCAACCAGTGCCACGAGCCGCACGGGATGGTGAACGTGTCGACGGGGACCACGGGGGTGAACCTGTGGATGATCAACCCGACGATCACGGTGACGACGGGCGTGACGGTGTCGCAGGTGCGCCTGTTCGCCAAGAGCGGGGCCAACTCGTTCAACGCGTACGACCCGGGACCGACAAACGAGCTTAACGCCGCGATGTATGCGACGAACGCGAACGACCAACTGTGCGCGGTGTGCCATGCGAGCGCAAGCAACCCGGGCCAGCCGATGGCATATAACATCTCCGGCCGCCACAACGCCCCCGGGTACACGGGGAACGAGGCGGGGAAAGACTGCTCCGGGTGCCACTCGCACAACCAGGACGCCGCGACCGGGACGGTGGATGGTTTGATGCCCCTGGCATGCAACGGATGCCACAGCTACCCGGGGCTGGACAACACGGGGACCAACCTGAAGCAGATGAGCGCCGGGCACCGGAAGCACGTCGGTCAGCCGCTCCCCACGGGAAACGGGACGAACAACAAGGGGTACGAATGCACGCTGTGCCACTTCAACTACACGCACAACCAGTCGAATCTCGCGAAGGGGGAGCTGTGGACGGGCCCCGTATACGATAACGTCAACATCAACTTTGATCCCTCGTGGAACCCCGGCAGCCCGACGTACAATTCGCAGGCGGTTCCGACCACCGGGAACGGGGGAACGGGGGCGTGCGCGGGGTTGAAATGCCACGGTGGAAACGCGACCGAGAACGCGGGATGGGGCGGTTCGGCGACCTCGCCGACGTGGAGCGGGACGGTGGCTTGCGGAGCGTGCCACGCGACCTCGTTCGCGACGAAGAACCACCCGGCGCACCTCACCGCGGTGAATGGGCCGGGAGCGGCGGCCTTCACGGCGGGCGGGACCTGCTCGGAAGGTTCCGGGTGCCACACCCGGTACGACCTCACGCCGAACAGCCTCGGCGGCCTTCACGCGAACAACGTCAAGAACCTCCGGTCGACCTCCTCGGACAACGGGTACGTCGGTGCGACGCTTGCGACGACGCAGGTGTGCCGGAACTGCCACTCCACGTACGTGTCCGTGCCGAACATCCCGACGTCGGGAGACGCGCTGGTGCGCACGCAGGCGAACTGGGACAACTCCTCGTACCTGGTGGCATGCATCACCTGCCACAACGGCGGAAGCGGGACGCAGGCCTACGCCAACCTGAACGGCACCGGTGGCCGGGCCGCGGCGATCGAAGGGACCTATTACGCGAAAGGCCACGGAGATCCGACGATCGATGTTGCAGGTTTCGCGGCTCCTCCCCTCAGGTGCTCCTGGTGCCACGCCGATACGGATGGGCACATCGGGGCGAACCGGCCGACAGGATCGAATCCGTGGCGTCTCTCCAACATCTCGAGCTATTCGCTGCGGGGTCGTGTCGACGAATACTGCTCCACCTCCGTTTGCCACAGCGCGGGGGCCGACCACTGGTGGCGGGTCGATCCGGATACGGGCGTATCCGCCGACGCAACGAAGGCGGCGACCGACACCCATCCGACGACCACGCCGGCGGTTCCTTCCTCGCCGATCGACAAGAGCCGCTGGTTCCAGATTCCGCTCGACGTCAACATCCCGCTCCAGGGAAACCTGACCGACAACGCCTACAACAAGTCGGTCGGGTTGTCGAACCACATCGTCTGCGTCTCGTGCCACGATCCGCACGGCGTCGGGGCTTCGGCGATATCCACGCGGAGCTTCTCGGGGGCGAACGACAACGGGTACAAGATGCTCCGGTACAAGAGCGCAGGCGGAGTCATGTCGCCGCTTTGTTCGAAATGCCACAAGTAG